A genomic region of Peptoniphilus sp. ING2-D1G contains the following coding sequences:
- a CDS encoding 50S ribosomal protein L32 (Ribosomes are the particles that catalyse mRNA-directed protein synthesis in all organisms. The codons of the mRNA are exposed on the ribosome to allow tRNA binding. This leads to the incorporation of amino acids into the growing polypeptide chain in accordance with the genetic information. Incoming amino acid monomers enter the ribosomal A site in the form of aminoacyl-tRNAs complexed with elongation factor Tu (EF-Tu) and GTP; Family membership), with translation MAVPKGKTSKQRKNKRRASSYRLNKATVVECSNCHEPKLPHRVCPSCGYYDGKEIVNVE, from the coding sequence ATGGCAGTACCTAAGGGAAAAACTTCAAAACAAAGAAAAAATAAGAGAAGGGCATCTTCTTATAGATTAAATAAAGCTACAGTGGTAGAATGCTCTAATTGCCATGAGCCGAAATTACCACACAGAGTATGTCCAAGCTGTGGATATTATGACGGAAAAGAAATAGTAAATGTAGAATGA
- a CDS encoding putative transcriptional regulatory protein (High confidence in function and specificity): MSGHSKWNNIKNRKGKEDAKRGRIFTKLGRNIIVAVREGGPDPNYNPSLKVAIDKAKAENMPNDNIERAIKKGSGEGSDSNYEQITYEGYGPGGIAVMVTCLTDNRNRTAPDIRHLFDKNGGNLGQPGCVSFMFDKRGQIGVEKTEEIDAEDLMMNAIEYGALDVIDREEVFEILTEPEDYHAVRNGLENEGYEFIQSDITYIPQNYSSLSGEEDIKKLEKLIDSLEDNDDVQEVYTNWEEE, translated from the coding sequence ATGTCAGGACATTCTAAATGGAATAATATCAAAAACAGAAAAGGTAAAGAAGATGCTAAAAGAGGCAGAATATTTACAAAACTCGGAAGAAATATAATAGTAGCTGTTAGAGAAGGTGGACCTGACCCCAATTACAACCCTTCATTAAAGGTGGCAATTGATAAGGCAAAAGCAGAAAATATGCCTAATGATAACATAGAGAGAGCAATAAAAAAAGGAAGCGGAGAGGGTTCAGATTCAAATTATGAACAAATAACCTATGAAGGATACGGTCCGGGAGGAATAGCTGTAATGGTCACTTGCTTGACTGACAACAGAAACAGAACGGCACCGGATATAAGGCATTTATTTGATAAAAATGGTGGAAATCTAGGACAACCCGGTTGTGTTTCTTTTATGTTCGATAAAAGAGGACAAATCGGTGTTGAAAAAACTGAAGAAATTGATGCTGAAGATTTGATGATGAATGCTATAGAATATGGGGCTTTAGATGTAATAGATAGGGAAGAGGTTTTTGAAATATTAACGGAACCTGAAGATTATCATGCAGTCAGAAACGGCTTAGAAAATGAAGGCTATGAGTTTATTCAATCTGATATAACCTATATTCCCCAAAATTATTCTTCGTTAAGCGGTGAAGAGGATATTAAGAAACTGGAAAAATTAATTGATTCTTTAGAAGACAATGATGATGTACAGGAAGTCTATACTAATTGGGAAGAGGAGTAA
- a CDS encoding multimeric flavodoxin domain containing protein (High confidence in function and specificity) has product MKILAFMGSARKNKNTHNFLDIFKKRILKEKDEYKEIILRDLKFSGCISCYGCAKKPFCIVKDDLTKVYKYIEEADMIIFATPIYFNSLAGISKNFVDRTQVYWCRKYILKLPPIKEKIGIALINGGAPKQKDQFTGSELVFDHFFKVTSCKRHTIIEMDNTDKYPVSEKNEKLMQLLDKVDYDFKENKIYRLWGGEITSELE; this is encoded by the coding sequence ATGAAAATACTTGCTTTCATGGGTTCGGCCAGAAAGAATAAAAACACTCATAATTTTTTAGATATTTTTAAAAAGAGAATATTAAAAGAAAAGGATGAATATAAAGAGATTATTTTAAGAGATTTGAAATTCAGTGGGTGTATATCTTGCTACGGCTGTGCGAAAAAGCCTTTCTGTATAGTTAAAGACGATTTGACAAAAGTTTATAAATACATTGAAGAGGCCGATATGATAATTTTTGCAACGCCCATATATTTCAATTCTTTGGCGGGTATTTCAAAGAATTTTGTAGATAGAACCCAAGTTTACTGGTGCAGAAAATACATTCTTAAATTACCGCCTATTAAAGAAAAAATAGGAATCGCTCTAATCAATGGAGGAGCTCCAAAACAAAAAGATCAATTTACAGGCTCTGAATTGGTGTTTGACCATTTTTTCAAAGTGACATCATGTAAAAGACATACAATTATTGAAATGGATAATACCGATAAATACCCTGTCAGTGAAAAAAATGAAAAATTAATGCAACTTTTAGACAAAGTTGATTACGATTTCAAAGAAAACAAAATTTATAGACTGTGGGGAGGAGAAATAACAAGTGAACTTGAATAA
- the deoC gene encoding Deoxyribose-phosphate aldolase (Catalyzes a reversible aldol reaction between acetaldehyde and D-glyceraldehyde 3-phosphate to generate 2-deoxy-D-ribose 5-phosphate; High confidence in function and specificity) has protein sequence MNLNKMIDHTLLKPEAKEEDIKKLCEEALKYDFKSVCVNPCWVELVSELLSKSDIKTCVVVGFPLGASDSKVKEFEAKIAIEKGAEEIDMVINIGFLKSKKYDLVESEIKNIVKISRGRIVKVILETCLLDKEEIVQACEICTRAGVDFVKTSTGFSTAGANIDDVKLMRENISEKMQVKASGGIRNLETALGMINAGATRIGSSSGVSIMEEYNYEN, from the coding sequence GTGAACTTGAATAAAATGATAGATCATACTCTCCTTAAACCTGAAGCTAAGGAAGAAGATATAAAAAAACTTTGCGAAGAAGCGCTAAAATATGATTTTAAATCTGTGTGTGTTAACCCTTGTTGGGTTGAATTGGTAAGTGAATTGCTTAGTAAAAGCGATATAAAAACGTGTGTTGTCGTAGGATTTCCCTTGGGAGCATCCGATTCAAAGGTTAAAGAATTCGAAGCAAAAATTGCCATAGAAAAGGGCGCCGAGGAAATAGACATGGTAATTAATATCGGATTTTTGAAATCTAAAAAATACGATTTAGTAGAAAGTGAAATCAAAAATATAGTAAAAATATCAAGGGGAAGAATAGTTAAGGTAATCCTTGAAACCTGTCTATTGGACAAAGAAGAGATAGTGCAAGCATGTGAAATATGCACAAGAGCAGGAGTGGATTTTGTAAAAACATCCACGGGATTTTCTACAGCGGGAGCAAATATAGATGATGTAAAACTCATGAGAGAGAATATCTCCGAGAAAATGCAAGTTAAAGCTTCAGGTGGAATAAGAAATTTAGAAACTGCTCTTGGAATGATAAATGCAGGTGCGACAAGGATAGGAAGCAGCTCGGGAGTTTCTATAATGGAGGAGTACAATTATGAAAATTAA
- the lgt gene encoding Prolipoprotein diacylglyceryl transferase (Transfers the N-acyl diglyceride group on what will become the N-terminal cysteine of membrane lipoproteins; High confidence in function and specificity), which produces MKINPVAFNIFGIDIMWYGVLIAIGASLCIYFASKLADKEGFYDGVISDLALYVILFGVIGARLYYVAFEWDYYSQHLDELFAIRNGGLAIYGGIITGMIVLYVFSKVKKLSFLKLADTIAPGLALAQGIGRWGNFINGEAHGGETTLPWAIEVDGLMVHPTFLYESILDVGIFLFLYFYMYKRKKFDGHIFSLYLIIYGIGRFLIEGLRTDSLYFGPFRISQIVSLILIALGFIIIHESRRIN; this is translated from the coding sequence ATGAAAATTAATCCTGTGGCTTTTAACATTTTTGGAATAGACATAATGTGGTATGGAGTGTTAATTGCTATCGGAGCTTCATTATGCATATATTTTGCAAGCAAACTTGCCGATAAAGAAGGATTTTATGACGGGGTTATTTCAGATTTGGCATTGTATGTAATATTGTTCGGAGTAATTGGAGCGAGGCTTTATTATGTTGCCTTTGAATGGGATTATTATTCGCAGCATTTAGATGAGCTTTTTGCCATAAGAAACGGTGGACTTGCAATATATGGAGGAATAATCACGGGAATGATTGTCCTTTATGTGTTTTCAAAAGTAAAAAAACTTTCTTTTTTAAAACTTGCAGATACCATAGCGCCCGGACTTGCTTTGGCACAAGGTATTGGCAGATGGGGCAACTTCATAAACGGTGAGGCTCATGGAGGAGAAACAACTTTACCTTGGGCGATAGAAGTTGATGGATTAATGGTACATCCTACTTTTTTATATGAATCCATTTTGGATGTTGGAATATTTTTATTTTTATATTTTTATATGTACAAAAGAAAAAAGTTTGACGGTCATATATTTAGTCTATATTTAATAATATATGGTATCGGAAGATTTTTAATAGAGGGCTTACGAACTGATTCGCTATATTTTGGACCCTTTAGAATTTCTCAAATTGTAAGTTTAATTTTAATTGCTTTAGGATTTATAATTATTCATGAAAGCAGGAGAATTAATTGA
- a CDS encoding putative Ser/Thr protein phosphatase family protein (Predicted phosphohydrolases [General function prediction only]; High confidence in function and specificity) yields MKILFILILVFLCIYNYFQISKFKVYTYNVYTNKIRNNLRIIRISDFHDNALIDLKKLKKSIEDFDPHLVFLTGDIISRNTSEFSNISNFLNCFCEYDTYFVNGNHELENELKNKLYMLLKRHNIKDLNNSGVCLSLFNDKIFISGISFENNEVEEPSKESYNILACHNPQTFIASKTANYDLVLSGHKHGGQVRLPYFGQIIDHDFTFFPKYSKGLYKIKNTYFNIDSGLGQNINLRLNCKISYSRFKVKPIK; encoded by the coding sequence TTGAAGATATTATTTATATTGATTCTTGTTTTTTTATGTATATACAATTATTTTCAAATTTCAAAATTCAAGGTATATACTTATAATGTGTATACAAATAAGATAAGAAATAATTTAAGAATTATTCGGATTTCCGATTTTCACGATAATGCTCTGATAGATTTAAAGAAATTAAAGAAGAGCATAGAAGATTTTGATCCCCATTTAGTATTTTTAACAGGAGATATAATTTCAAGAAATACATCCGAATTTTCAAATATAAGTAATTTTTTAAATTGTTTTTGTGAATATGATACTTATTTCGTAAATGGAAATCATGAGCTTGAAAACGAATTAAAAAACAAATTATATATGTTGCTTAAAAGGCACAACATAAAAGACTTAAACAATTCAGGTGTTTGTTTAAGTCTTTTTAATGATAAAATTTTTATATCAGGAATCAGTTTTGAAAACAATGAAGTTGAAGAGCCTTCAAAGGAATCATATAATATTTTAGCTTGCCACAATCCCCAAACCTTTATAGCATCAAAAACAGCCAATTACGATTTGGTGTTAAGCGGCCATAAACATGGAGGACAGGTGAGATTGCCTTATTTTGGACAAATTATAGATCATGATTTCACATTTTTTCCAAAATACTCCAAAGGCTTATATAAAATAAAAAATACATATTTTAATATTGATTCAGGATTAGGGCAAAATATTAATTTAAGACTTAATTGCAAAATTTCTTACTCAAGATTTAAAGTTAAACCTATTAAATAA
- a CDS encoding aminopeptidase II (This group of metallopeptidases belong to MEROPS peptidase family M29 (aminopeptidase T family, clan M-). The protein fold of the peptidase domain and the active site residues are not known for any members of the thermophilic metallo-aminopeptidases family; High confidence in function and specificity): MEFKEKLYKYSEFIIKNGLKIKNGDMLVIRSQVKNIDFINILSEIAFKEGASDVKINFRDENFSKLRYKYVSKDVLKNVPQHFIDEQNYYMDKKAKFLSLTGEDPNLLEGIDSEKLQVSIIANSTALKSFNDKMMNNETSWCVAGAAVGSWAKVVFPDLSEEESISKLWDLIFYTSRTDCEDPEKEWEKHISNLKRRSSFLNESNFSMFEIKSENGTDLKIKMPKNYFFAGAEDKNSSGEAFIANIPTEEVFSMPHRLGVDGIVYNTKPLNLNGSIVDEFFLKFKDGKVFDFDAKVGYGTLKKLLDTDEGAKRLGEIAFVPYDSPISNTNVMFYNTLYDENASCHLALGKSYPSSIKDGDKLSKEELKALGANDSLIHVDFMIGDKSTDIWGYTEKKDKIQIFKDGNFII; the protein is encoded by the coding sequence ATGGAATTTAAAGAAAAATTATATAAATATTCAGAATTTATAATAAAAAACGGTCTTAAAATTAAAAATGGAGATATGTTAGTAATAAGATCTCAAGTAAAAAATATAGACTTTATAAATATTCTCTCCGAAATAGCCTTCAAAGAAGGTGCTTCCGATGTTAAAATTAATTTCAGAGATGAAAACTTTTCAAAATTGAGATACAAATATGTTTCTAAAGATGTATTAAAAAATGTTCCTCAGCATTTTATAGATGAGCAAAATTACTACATGGATAAAAAAGCTAAATTTTTATCCTTAACCGGTGAAGATCCAAACCTGCTTGAAGGTATAGATTCAGAAAAATTGCAAGTCTCTATAATAGCAAATTCAACCGCCCTAAAAAGTTTCAATGATAAAATGATGAATAACGAAACCTCCTGGTGTGTTGCAGGTGCAGCTGTCGGGAGTTGGGCAAAGGTCGTATTTCCCGATTTAAGTGAAGAAGAATCCATCTCTAAGCTATGGGATTTAATTTTCTACACAAGTAGAACAGACTGTGAAGATCCTGAAAAAGAATGGGAAAAACATATATCTAATTTAAAAAGAAGAAGCTCATTTTTAAATGAATCAAATTTTTCCATGTTCGAAATAAAAAGCGAAAATGGAACCGATTTAAAGATCAAAATGCCAAAAAACTACTTCTTTGCAGGAGCTGAAGATAAAAACTCAAGCGGAGAAGCTTTTATCGCAAACATTCCAACGGAAGAGGTGTTCTCAATGCCACATAGACTTGGCGTAGATGGCATTGTCTATAATACAAAACCTCTCAACTTAAATGGATCAATTGTTGATGAATTCTTTTTGAAATTTAAAGATGGTAAGGTTTTTGATTTTGATGCTAAAGTCGGTTATGGAACTCTTAAAAAACTTCTTGATACAGATGAGGGTGCAAAAAGGCTTGGTGAAATCGCCTTTGTGCCATATGATTCTCCTATCTCAAATACAAATGTAATGTTTTATAATACCCTATATGACGAGAACGCTTCCTGCCACTTAGCACTGGGTAAATCCTATCCGAGCTCTATAAAGGATGGCGATAAGCTTTCCAAGGAAGAACTCAAAGCTTTGGGAGCAAATGATTCTCTTATACATGTCGACTTTATGATAGGTGATAAAAGTACTGATATCTGGGGATATACAGAAAAAAAAGACAAAATACAAATTTTTAAAGATGGCAACTTCATTATTTAA
- a CDS encoding competence protein (High confidence in function and specificity) produces the protein MDDFFDNQKKILFGILFVILIFVVKVTYDNYTFNNSNKIVSDINLTEDKLKSVDNSDSLNKESQEDIYVHVCGQVKNPGLIKLKADARVIDAVNAAGGMYDDADIDNINLAKKLQDEERVYIPAVGEVNVNTVFSSSSIEQININTADVNELQNLPGIGPKTAEKIIKYRENKSFSKIEDIMNVGGIGEKKFNEIKDYIKTN, from the coding sequence ATGGATGATTTCTTCGATAACCAAAAGAAAATTTTATTTGGGATTTTATTTGTGATACTTATATTCGTTGTAAAAGTCACTTACGATAATTATACTTTCAACAACTCAAATAAAATCGTCTCCGATATTAACCTGACAGAAGACAAGTTAAAATCAGTGGATAATTCAGATAGTTTAAACAAAGAGTCGCAAGAGGATATATATGTGCACGTCTGCGGACAAGTGAAAAACCCCGGACTGATTAAGCTTAAAGCCGATGCGAGGGTTATTGACGCTGTAAATGCAGCCGGTGGTATGTATGATGATGCAGATATTGACAATATTAATTTGGCAAAAAAACTTCAAGACGAAGAAAGAGTATATATTCCTGCAGTAGGTGAAGTAAATGTGAATACCGTATTTTCAAGCAGTTCCATAGAGCAAATCAATATTAATACTGCAGATGTAAATGAGCTTCAAAATCTACCGGGCATTGGACCGAAAACGGCTGAAAAAATAATCAAATATAGAGAAAACAAATCCTTTAGTAAAATTGAAGACATAATGAATGTCGGAGGAATCGGCGAGAAGAAGTTCAACGAGATAAAAGACTATATAAAAACCAATTGA
- a CDS encoding Integrase family protein (Members of this family cleave DNA substrates by a series of staggered cuts, during which the protein becomes covalently linked to the DNA through a catalytic tyrosine residue at the carboxy end of the alignment. The catalytic site residues in CRE recombinase; Family membership) yields the protein MQEIKLGSVYKTKRNGKDYFRCDATIKTDTKSIRKSFGSLKRYLALEKRDNWIEKYKDLIIQDNDSFGSMFYSWIVNVKQDNILGVSLKPYITTYSKRIKDYLIAKMKTADISNLDAQIYIKQLKETNSLATVKRTLSHINSFFLYATKNRMVKFNPFSTITIKNNFKKRQAYTIEEQKIILDNLNYEDPVDLVIYTSLVAGLRLGECLGLNIDDFRDDGLNIDKQYNISYKNENNKQIAIYIVRDLKTQASHRFIPLPKQACEIIKKRITKIKELNLKTGFEYDPDNILFCDKGKHIEIKRPTRRLKRLCEENNIEYKTFHALRHTYLTRLAESEISPKIAQALAGHEDFSTTMNVYTHVQDEIKKQAVSKLDNLKVFNI from the coding sequence ATGCAAGAAATAAAACTAGGTAGCGTCTATAAAACTAAAAGAAATGGTAAAGATTATTTTAGATGTGATGCAACAATTAAAACAGACACTAAAAGTATAAGAAAAAGCTTTGGTAGCTTAAAAAGATATCTAGCACTAGAAAAGAGAGATAATTGGATAGAAAAATATAAAGATCTAATTATACAAGACAATGATAGCTTTGGAAGCATGTTTTACTCATGGATTGTAAACGTCAAACAAGACAACATACTTGGAGTAAGTCTGAAGCCTTATATAACAACCTACAGCAAAAGAATCAAGGACTATTTAATAGCAAAAATGAAAACAGCAGATATAAGCAATTTAGATGCTCAAATCTACATTAAACAATTAAAAGAAACTAATAGCTTAGCAACAGTAAAAAGAACCCTATCACACATAAATTCATTTTTCCTATATGCAACAAAAAATCGAATGGTAAAATTTAACCCATTTTCAACAATAACAATAAAAAATAATTTTAAAAAACGTCAGGCCTATACAATAGAGGAACAAAAAATCATACTAGACAACCTAAACTATGAAGATCCGGTAGATCTAGTAATATACACTTCCCTAGTAGCAGGTCTAAGACTAGGGGAATGTTTAGGCTTAAATATTGACGATTTTAGAGACGATGGACTAAACATTGATAAACAATATAACATAAGCTACAAAAACGAAAATAACAAGCAAATAGCCATCTATATAGTTAGAGATTTAAAGACACAAGCATCACACAGATTCATTCCTCTTCCAAAACAAGCCTGTGAAATAATAAAAAAAAGAATAACCAAAATTAAAGAACTCAACCTTAAAACTGGCTTTGAATATGATCCGGATAACATTCTATTTTGTGATAAAGGAAAACACATAGAAATAAAAAGACCAACAAGAAGATTAAAAAGACTATGTGAAGAAAATAATATAGAATATAAAACATTTCACGCATTAAGGCACACATATCTTACAAGATTAGCAGAATCAGAAATATCACCAAAAATAGCACAAGCCTTAGCAGGGCACGAAGACTTTTCAACTACAATGAATGTCTATACTCACGTTCAAGATGAAATAAAAAAACAAGCAGTTTCAAAACTTGATAACTTAAAAGTATTCAATATATAA
- a CDS encoding hypothetical protein (High confidence in function and specificity), which yields MPEDLAPILWTFYNECPMPEDVSDLLLPNEIAICAYKTIRDSAIFTNKRLIVRDSQGLTGKKVEIYSLPYTSIVMYSTENAGKLLDFNSEVELWTKAGHIKIKLNAKADIRKLDRILASALLGEEIII from the coding sequence ATGCCAGAAGATTTAGCACCAATATTATGGACTTTTTATAATGAATGTCCTATGCCAGAAGATGTTTCAGACTTACTACTTCCAAACGAAATAGCCATTTGTGCTTACAAAACAATCAGAGATTCAGCTATATTTACAAATAAAAGACTTATAGTTAGAGACTCTCAAGGATTAACAGGTAAAAAAGTAGAGATATACTCTTTACCTTACACATCAATAGTTATGTATTCTACAGAAAATGCAGGAAAACTTTTAGACTTTAATTCCGAAGTAGAACTCTGGACAAAAGCAGGACACATAAAAATAAAGCTCAACGCTAAAGCCGATATACGCAAATTAGATAGAATTTTAGCTTCAGCATTATTAGGTGAAGAAATAATCATCTAA
- a CDS encoding Protein involved in cell division (Protein involved in cell division [Cell division and chromosome partitioning]; High confidence in function and specificity) codes for MKNEELLSKKRAIELWDKNIIALFEVGTFKGLCQIHQYLFQDIFEFAGEIRNVNLSKGNFRFAPILFLKENLIIIEKMPENTFDEIIEKYVEMNVAHPFREGNGRSMRIWLDLILKKNLKLCIDWSKVDKFEYLQAMERSPVNSLEIKHLLKSALTDDINNRQVYMRGIQNSYYYENLYNYDIYKLDE; via the coding sequence ATGAAAAATGAAGAACTACTAAGCAAAAAAAGAGCTATTGAACTCTGGGATAAAAATATAATAGCCTTATTCGAAGTAGGGACATTTAAAGGACTTTGTCAAATACATCAATACCTATTTCAAGACATATTTGAATTTGCAGGTGAAATAAGAAATGTAAATCTATCAAAAGGTAATTTTAGATTCGCACCAATTCTATTTTTAAAAGAAAATTTAATAATTATAGAAAAAATGCCCGAAAATACATTTGATGAAATAATAGAAAAATACGTAGAAATGAATGTCGCACATCCTTTTAGAGAGGGTAACGGTCGCTCAATGCGTATATGGCTTGACCTGATTTTAAAGAAAAACCTTAAACTGTGCATTGACTGGTCAAAAGTTGATAAATTTGAATACCTACAAGCAATGGAAAGATCCCCCGTAAATTCACTCGAAATAAAACATCTTTTAAAATCAGCATTAACAGATGATATAAACAACAGACAAGTCTATATGCGTGGAATACAAAATTCTTATTACTATGAAAATCTATATAATTATGACATTTATAAGTTAGATGAATAA
- a CDS encoding LexA protein (SOS-response transcriptional repressors (RecA-mediated autopeptidases) [Transcription / Signal transduction mechanisms]; High confidence in function and specificity), whose protein sequence is MDIGRRIRKKRIENDFTLEEVGNYVGVSRATIQRYENGVISNIPSDKIELLAKFLNTTPAYLMGWEDENSEPILENIPGIITPIKMKKIPILGTIACGNPIFAEQNYDGYFMLDKNIPEADFVLKAKGDSMIEANIFESDFVFFRKQNDVDNGTIAAVLIDDEATLKRVIKSKDFLILQPCNANYEPIIFTKEEHKNIIILGEMVGVYSSRNK, encoded by the coding sequence ATGGATATCGGAAGAAGGATAAGAAAGAAAAGAATAGAAAACGACTTTACCTTAGAAGAAGTAGGCAATTACGTTGGAGTTTCTCGTGCCACAATACAACGTTATGAAAATGGAGTTATATCTAATATTCCTTCTGACAAAATAGAATTATTGGCAAAATTTTTAAATACTACCCCCGCCTACCTCATGGGTTGGGAAGATGAAAACAGCGAACCAATCCTCGAAAATATACCTGGCATTATTACCCCTATAAAAATGAAAAAAATCCCTATACTTGGTACAATCGCATGTGGAAATCCTATTTTCGCCGAACAAAATTATGACGGATATTTTATGCTCGACAAAAACATCCCTGAAGCTGACTTTGTACTTAAAGCAAAAGGTGATAGCATGATAGAAGCTAATATTTTTGAAAGCGACTTCGTATTTTTTAGAAAACAAAATGATGTAGACAACGGAACAATAGCCGCAGTTTTAATAGATGATGAGGCTACTTTAAAACGTGTAATTAAATCAAAAGATTTCCTAATTTTACAACCTTGTAATGCGAATTATGAGCCAATCATATTCACAAAAGAGGAGCATAAAAATATCATAATCCTTGGAGAAATGGTCGGAGTTTATTCAAGTAGAAATAAATAA
- a CDS encoding Hypothetical protein (Family membership): protein MIKVDELKGRIVANGFTQAEIAEKLGITPKTLSLKFKKGVLDSDEIYKLIDILKIEDPVDIFFTQSVT, encoded by the coding sequence TTGATAAAAGTTGATGAACTAAAAGGAAGAATAGTCGCAAATGGATTTACCCAGGCAGAAATAGCGGAAAAACTTGGAATTACACCAAAAACACTATCTTTAAAATTTAAAAAAGGGGTTCTAGATTCTGATGAAATTTATAAATTAATAGATATTTTAAAGATAGAAGATCCTGTAGATATTTTTTTTACTCAAAGTGTTACATAA
- a CDS encoding putative transcriptional regulator (Family membership), protein MLNILKLKGKIAENNLTMSSLAKKLDINRDTLYRRLRNNGEKLFLKDINAIIKILNLSYEDVIEIFLKV, encoded by the coding sequence GTGTTAAATATTTTAAAGTTAAAGGGGAAAATTGCAGAAAATAATTTGACAATGTCGTCTTTGGCAAAAAAATTAGATATCAATAGAGATACGCTTTATAGAAGATTAAGGAATAATGGCGAAAAGTTGTTTTTAAAAGATATTAATGCGATTATTAAAATTTTGAATTTGAGTTATGAGGATGTCATTGAAATATTTTTAAAAGTTTGA
- a CDS encoding putative secreted protein (Hypothetical protein) — MKNSKQTSKKAASAASKVLRDGRTSKASKTAAGSALSQRASRKTK, encoded by the coding sequence ATGAAGAATAGCAAGCAAACTTCCAAAAAAGCAGCAAGTGCAGCCTCTAAAGTTCTACGTGACGGTCGAACAAGCAAAGCAAGCAAAACAGCTGCAGGAAGCGCACTATCCCAACGTGCATCAAGAAAAACTAAATAG